TAGCTACTATCATTGTCAGGGCTAACGATGGTGGCCAAATTAAAAGGTGCCATTCCTCACTTAGTGGAAGAAGGATTATCTATCCTACAATTTGCAGATGATGACTATTTTTATGGACCATGATATTGAGCAAGCTAAAAATATGAAGTTAACACTAGAATAACTGTTGagttttaaaaataaatttatacaAAAGAACTCTTCTTAGATTTCAATTCTGTGATTTTTAAATCTCTTTTATGAAAAGGtttataaatttgttaaaaaatgcTCTATGTAAAACAAATTTCTAGAACCATTTTGTGAGAAGACTTTGGGAAACTATCTGCATGAGTAATGAGGTAttggctcttttttttttttgctatacaAATCATATAAAGAAGTAAGGTTTTGgataaataaaagaaagaaagaaagaaagaaaagaaaaaaaaaaaagaggaaaggTCGTGGGCTCGTGCCTCTCGCTCTCTGGTCGTCGCGAGTCCAAACAAAAAGAAGTTCACAATCACCGCCGAGCACGCAGAAACTTAACGAACCGGCTTTGCGCTTGCTTGCCTGTCTCGCGCGACCGGAGCTTAGCTGAGCTGAGCAGAGCAGCAGCACAGAGTGGAGCCAGCTCGCCTCGCGTCGCCTCCACTTCTATATCACTTCCCCCTCTGCCCCTGCCCCGTGCGCCATCGCGCACACCCACGCGCGCGCGCCCACACGTGCGGCTTCCCGGATTCGCGCCGCCGCGGcagagccagccagccagccagccaggccAGCTTCGGATCGagggagaggaagaagaggaggtggtggtggtggaggcgaGGAGTCAACCCAGCTTGCCAGCCATGGACGGATCGGCCGCGGAGCTGGAGGCGGCGGAGCGGGTGGTGATGCGGTGGGACTCGGCCTCGGCGGGCGCCGGCGCGGACGAGCCGATGCTGTTCGACGGCGGCGGGGACCGGGCCGAGGCCGACCGGTTCCTCCGCGCCGTCGACGACCTTCGCCGCctcgcgccgccgtcgcccgcGGCCGTCGGCAGCCCGCGCCGCCTCTCGTCGTCCTCCGCGTCGGGGAGCGGCGCCGTGCAGGTCGCCATGGCGCGGCTCGAGGACGAGTTCCGCCACGTGCTGTCGTCGCGCGCCCTCGACCTCGAGATCGAGGCGCTCGCCGACCTCAGCTCGCTCTCCATCAACAGCGACCGCTCCAACTCCGCCTCCTCCGCCGacctccccgccgccgccgacgaggaCGACTCCGTGTCCTCCTCCATCGGCCGCCGCAGCACCGCCTACCGCTCGCTCCGGAGCATCCGGGAGATCGACCTGCTGCCCGACGACGCCGTCGCCGACCTCCGCGCCATCGCGTCCCGCATGGCCGCCGCCGGGTACGGCCGCGAGTGCGCGCAGGTGTACGCCTCCGTCCGCAAGCCCGCCGTCGACGCCTCCCTGCGCCGGCTCGGCGTCGAGCGCCTCAGCATCGGCGACGTCCAGCGCCTCGAGTGGGACGCGCTCGAGGCCAAGATCCGCCGGTGGATCCGCGCCGCCCGCGCCGCCGTCCGCGGCGTCTTCGCCAGCGAGCGCCGCCTCTGCTTCCACATCTTCCACGACCTTCCCATCTCCAGCGCCACCATCTCCGCCGCCTCAGCGCCCGCCACGCACGACACCCCCTTCGCTGAGGCCGTCAAGGGCGCCGCGCTGCAGCTCTTCGGCTTCGCCGAGGCCATCAGCATCGGCCGCCGCTCCCCTGAGAAGCTCTTCAAGATCATAGACCTCCACGACGCGCTCTCGGACCTCCTCCCCGACGTCTCCGACATCTTCGCCGCCTCCAAGGTCGCCGAGTCCATATACGTGCAGGCCGTTGAGATCCGGTCGCGCCTCGCCGATGCCGTCAGAGGGATACTCTCCGAGTTCGAGAACGCCGTGCTCCGCGACCCGCCCAAGACCGCGGTGCCTGGCGGTACCATCCACCCGCTCACTCGGTATGTGATGAACTATAGCAGCCTCATTTGCGACTACAAGGTCACCCTCTCCGAGCTCATCATATCGCGTCCATCAGCTAGTGCCCGTCTTTCTGCTGAGGGCAATGAGCTCGCGCCGTCCTTGGCCGACCTCGAGCTCCCTGAGCTTGAGAACCGGTTACCGCTTGCCTCTCACATTGTCTGGATCATTGTTGTTCTTGAACACAACCTGGAGGGCAAGGCGGCACTCTACAAGGATCCAGCTCTCTCGCATCTGTTCATGATGAACAATGTACACTACATTGTACACAAGGTGAAAGATTCGCCAGATCTCTGGGGCATGATCGGTGATGATTACTTGAAACGGCTTACTGGCAAGTTCACAGTGGCGGCCACAAACTACCAGCGCACCTCATGGCTGAAGATCTTGAATTGTCTGCGTGATGAGGGGCTCCATGTAAGTGGTGGCTTTTCGTCAGGGATATCCAAGTCGGCGCTGCGGGAGCGGTTCAAATCCTTCAATGCTGCATTTGAGGATGCACATAGGGTGCAGTCAGGGTGGTGTGTGCCAGATAACCAGCTGAGGGAGGAGCTCAGGATCTCAATTGCTGAGAAGCTGCTGCCAGCATACCGGTCATTCCTTGGCAGGTTTCGACATCATATAGAGAATGGGAAGCATCCAGAGCTGTACATTAAGTACTCTGTTGAGGACCTTGAGATAGCTGTGGGTGATTTCTTTGAGGGTGTTCCTCCTTCCCCACATAACAGGAGGAGATCACATGGATGAAGGACTTGTACCTCCTCATGTATTCAACTAGCTGATGTTGCTatttattcttttattcttCACAAGGAAAGCTGGTGCTGGCATCTGGGCTCGATTTCTGCTGTCCTGATAGATGTGAGTATAAATTTGGTGATCTTCAATCAAAGATGGCAAATATGAATACATTTTGGGATCTTTCTGAAGCTGTCAATCGGCCCAGTGGTTCCTACTCTGTAAGAGAAGTTGTTCATTTGGTACactattattatataaattttgcATGTAGCATGTCCATATAGGAAATTCTTTCAGTAACATTGGATAGTTGGAACTCATGGCATTCCTGTTTTGCACCAGCTTTTGTTACCCTTTTCATCGTTAACAATTATCCGAAGGGTCTATGCTTTTGTGGATTAGGTGTAAAAAGATTTATATGACTCTTATGTACCACATGATTTTGTAATATGATAATATCATGCTGTTACAAATTCAAAAGAAAACTTCAAGTCTTCTCCATGGCGCACTTCTTTTCAGCTGTTAAAACCAATATAAAGATGAACTGCTAAAGTGGCATTGTTGATTCCTCCATAAGATACACTTTGTTACTATTTTAGTATATGATCAGTGAGTTAGGAAATGGATGCTATTTGGAAGGAATGTTTTCAAAGTTTCGATTGTGTGAT
This window of the Sorghum bicolor cultivar BTx623 chromosome 7, Sorghum_bicolor_NCBIv3, whole genome shotgun sequence genome carries:
- the LOC110437378 gene encoding exocyst complex component EXO70B1-like produces the protein MDGSAAELEAAERVVMRWDSASAGAGADEPMLFDGGGDRAEADRFLRAVDDLRRLAPPSPAAVGSPRRLSSSSASGSGAVQVAMARLEDEFRHVLSSRALDLEIEALADLSSLSINSDRSNSASSADLPAAADEDDSVSSSIGRRSTAYRSLRSIREIDLLPDDAVADLRAIASRMAAAGYGRECAQVYASVRKPAVDASLRRLGVERLSIGDVQRLEWDALEAKIRRWIRAARAAVRGVFASERRLCFHIFHDLPISSATISAASAPATHDTPFAEAVKGAALQLFGFAEAISIGRRSPEKLFKIIDLHDALSDLLPDVSDIFAASKVAESIYVQAVEIRSRLADAVRGILSEFENAVLRDPPKTAVPGGTIHPLTRYVMNYSSLICDYKVTLSELIISRPSASARLSAEGNELAPSLADLELPELENRLPLASHIVWIIVVLEHNLEGKAALYKDPALSHLFMMNNVHYIVHKVKDSPDLWGMIGDDYLKRLTGKFTVAATNYQRTSWLKILNCLRDEGLHVSGGFSSGISKSALRERFKSFNAAFEDAHRVQSGWCVPDNQLREELRISIAEKLLPAYRSFLGRFRHHIENGKHPELYIKYSVEDLEIAVGDFFEGVPPSPHNRRRSHG